The Micromonospora sp. M71_S20 genome has a window encoding:
- a CDS encoding beta-ketoacyl synthase, with product MTAVITGMGLFTPVGRGVDATFDALCDGRSGLTRPPAGHPAAGSLEVAGVLPDVDPRTVATGPETRVLDRVVVLALLAAADALADAGIEVGRDVDPGRIGVIVGGVGGMATLEAQVLARAERGRAAVSPYLLTGILPNMPSARIAIRHGIRGYTSSVGTACASGAQSIADAVRLIRAGEADVVLCGASEAPLFPTFADTFGNARALARGWADPTAASRPFDARRNGFVLAEGAALLVLERAEHAAARGAAGYAEVAGYGVNTDAYHPTAPRPDGAGAAECMRRALVSGGVPAARVGYVNAHGTATKLGDIAETTALAEVFGAGGVPVSSTKALTGHLLGASGALEAAATALALGRGLLPPTHNLDDPDPACPADHIRAEPRKTDTGYALTNSFGFGGQNVSLLLARAARPRDFPRTIPGGPRPDGNHGEP from the coding sequence ATGACCGCCGTCATCACCGGGATGGGGCTGTTCACCCCCGTCGGACGGGGCGTCGACGCCACCTTCGACGCGCTCTGCGACGGCCGGTCCGGGCTGACCCGGCCGCCGGCCGGGCACCCGGCGGCCGGGTCGCTGGAGGTGGCCGGCGTGCTACCCGACGTCGATCCCCGCACGGTCGCCACCGGGCCGGAGACCAGGGTGCTGGACCGGGTCGTGGTGCTCGCCCTGCTCGCCGCCGCCGACGCCCTCGCCGACGCCGGCATCGAGGTGGGCCGGGACGTGGACCCGGGCCGGATCGGGGTGATCGTCGGCGGCGTCGGCGGGATGGCCACCCTGGAGGCGCAGGTGCTGGCCCGCGCCGAGCGCGGCCGGGCGGCGGTCAGCCCGTACCTGCTCACCGGCATCCTGCCGAACATGCCGTCGGCCCGGATCGCCATCCGCCACGGCATCCGCGGCTACACCTCGTCGGTCGGCACCGCCTGCGCCTCCGGCGCCCAGTCGATCGCCGACGCGGTGCGGCTGATCCGCGCCGGGGAGGCCGACGTGGTGCTCTGCGGGGCCAGCGAGGCGCCGCTGTTCCCCACCTTCGCCGACACCTTCGGCAACGCCCGGGCGCTCGCCCGGGGCTGGGCCGACCCGACCGCGGCGAGCCGGCCGTTCGACGCCCGCCGCAACGGCTTCGTCCTCGCCGAGGGCGCGGCCCTGCTCGTGCTCGAACGCGCCGAGCACGCCGCCGCCCGGGGCGCCGCCGGCTACGCCGAGGTCGCCGGGTACGGGGTGAACACCGACGCGTACCACCCGACCGCCCCGCGGCCGGACGGCGCCGGCGCGGCGGAGTGCATGCGGCGCGCGCTGGTCAGCGGCGGCGTGCCCGCCGCGCGGGTCGGCTACGTCAACGCGCACGGCACCGCCACGAAGCTCGGCGACATCGCCGAGACGACCGCGCTGGCCGAGGTGTTCGGCGCCGGCGGCGTGCCGGTCAGCTCCACCAAGGCGCTCACCGGCCACCTCCTCGGCGCCTCCGGGGCGCTGGAGGCGGCGGCCACCGCGCTGGCGCTCGGCCGGGGCCTGCTGCCGCCGACGCACAACCTCGACGACCCGGACCCGGCCTGCCCGGCGGACCACATCCGCGCCGAGCCGCGGAAGACGGACACCGGATACGCGCTGACCAACTCCTTCGGCTTCGGCGGCCAGAACGTGAGCCTGCTGCTCGCGCGGGCCGCCCGGCCGAGGGACTTTCCACGCACCATCCCGGGCGGACCGCGCCCGGACGGCAACCACGGGGAACCGTGA
- the hppD gene encoding 4-hydroxyphenylpyruvate dioxygenase, translated as MDIRGIDHIELFVGDARQAAFYFDRAVGFQLLGQGGPETGLADQRSLLLSQGDVRMVLTTGLTAGHPASRYVQRHGDGVAVVALEVDDAAGAYAELVRRGAAGVTPPTTRTGADTEVVTAEVGGFGDVRHRLVSRHGDRGEFLPGAIEMIPSDGGGKLLAEIDHLAVCVPPGQLDETVRHYRDVFGFAEIFTEHVEVAGQAMNSTVVQSGSGRVTLVLLEPDRSRRPGQLDAFLDQHVGAGVQHLGLRTDDIVTAVAALAERGVRFAGTPASYYDALEARVGPVDAPLERLRDLGVLVDRDHGGQLLQIFTESMHVRRTLFLELIERRGARTFGSGNIKALYEAKERELAAAGTTVAAPTPQEVRA; from the coding sequence ATGGACATCCGTGGGATAGACCACATCGAACTCTTCGTGGGCGACGCCCGGCAGGCGGCCTTCTACTTCGACCGGGCGGTCGGCTTCCAACTGCTCGGCCAGGGCGGCCCCGAGACCGGGCTGGCCGACCAGCGGTCGCTGCTGCTGAGCCAGGGCGACGTCCGGATGGTGCTCACCACCGGGCTCACCGCCGGGCACCCGGCGTCGCGGTACGTGCAGCGGCACGGCGACGGCGTGGCCGTGGTCGCGCTGGAGGTCGACGACGCCGCCGGCGCGTACGCCGAACTGGTGCGCCGGGGAGCGGCGGGGGTGACGCCGCCGACGACCCGCACCGGCGCGGACACCGAGGTGGTGACCGCCGAGGTGGGCGGCTTCGGCGACGTGCGGCACCGCCTCGTGTCCCGCCACGGCGACCGGGGCGAGTTCCTGCCCGGGGCGATCGAGATGATCCCCTCCGACGGCGGCGGCAAGCTGCTCGCCGAGATCGACCACCTGGCGGTCTGCGTGCCGCCCGGGCAGCTCGACGAGACCGTCCGGCACTACCGGGACGTCTTCGGGTTCGCGGAGATCTTCACCGAGCACGTGGAGGTCGCCGGGCAGGCGATGAACTCCACGGTGGTGCAGAGCGGCTCGGGGCGGGTGACCCTGGTGCTGCTGGAGCCGGACCGCTCGCGCCGGCCCGGGCAGCTCGACGCGTTCCTGGACCAGCACGTCGGCGCCGGGGTGCAGCATCTGGGGCTGCGCACCGACGACATCGTCACCGCCGTGGCCGCCCTCGCCGAGCGGGGCGTGCGCTTCGCCGGCACCCCGGCCAGCTACTACGACGCCCTGGAGGCGCGCGTCGGCCCGGTGGACGCGCCGCTGGAGCGGCTGCGCGACCTCGGCGTGCTCGTCGACCGCGACCACGGCGGTCAGCTGCTGCAGATCTTCACCGAGTCCATGCACGTGCGCCGCACGCTCTTCCTGGAGCTGATCGAGCGGCGCGGGGCGCGGACCTTCGGCAGCGGCAACATCAAGGCGCTCTACGAGGCCAAGGAACGGGAACTGGCCGCGGCGGGAACCACCGTCGCGGCCCCGACACCGCAGGAGGTGCGGGCGTGA
- a CDS encoding thiamine pyrophosphate-dependent dehydrogenase E1 component subunit alpha has product MTGTDPVRLYRTVRLIRRFEERAIELVRSGHVVGGIHPYLGQEGIAAGVCAALRPADLVAGTHRGHGHVLAKGADPARMMAELCGRVTGLNAGRGGSMHAADFGVGVLGANAIVGASGAIVTGAVWARRRWGDDVVGVSFFGDGAVNEGMLLEAFNLAALWRVPVLFVCENNGYATTMPVAGAVAGSIPGRAAAFGIPAAVVDGQDPEAVRGAASAAVDRMRAGGGPELIEALTYRFDAHHTFEHAVRLDYRPPDEVARGRSRDPVDIQGARLPAAVRADVDAEVESTLAAAVRFALASAEPDPADALAHLYASGLTARTGGG; this is encoded by the coding sequence GTGACGGGCACCGACCCGGTCCGGCTCTACCGGACGGTCCGGCTGATCCGCCGCTTCGAGGAGCGGGCCATCGAGCTGGTCCGCTCCGGGCACGTCGTCGGCGGCATCCACCCGTACCTCGGGCAGGAGGGGATCGCCGCCGGGGTGTGCGCCGCGCTGCGCCCCGCCGACCTGGTCGCCGGCACCCACCGGGGGCACGGGCACGTGCTCGCCAAGGGCGCCGACCCGGCCCGGATGATGGCCGAGCTGTGCGGCCGGGTCACCGGCCTCAACGCCGGCCGGGGCGGCTCGATGCACGCCGCCGACTTCGGCGTCGGCGTGCTCGGCGCCAACGCCATCGTCGGCGCGTCCGGGGCGATCGTCACCGGCGCGGTCTGGGCGCGCCGCCGCTGGGGCGACGACGTCGTCGGGGTGAGCTTCTTCGGCGACGGCGCCGTCAACGAGGGGATGCTGCTGGAGGCGTTCAACCTGGCCGCGCTGTGGCGGGTGCCGGTGCTGTTCGTCTGCGAGAACAACGGCTACGCCACCACCATGCCCGTCGCGGGCGCGGTCGCCGGCAGCATCCCCGGCCGGGCCGCCGCCTTCGGCATCCCGGCCGCCGTCGTGGACGGCCAGGACCCCGAGGCGGTACGCGGCGCCGCGAGCGCCGCCGTCGACCGGATGCGCGCCGGCGGCGGCCCCGAGCTGATCGAGGCGCTGACCTACCGGTTCGACGCCCACCACACCTTCGAGCACGCGGTACGCCTCGACTACCGCCCGCCCGACGAGGTGGCCCGGGGCCGTTCCCGCGACCCGGTGGACATCCAGGGCGCCCGGCTGCCCGCCGCCGTGCGGGCCGACGTGGACGCCGAGGTGGAGTCGACGCTGGCGGCGGCCGTGCGGTTCGCGCTCGCCAGCGCGGAGCCGGACCCGGCCGACGCCCTGGCACACCTGTACGCCAGCGGCCTGACCGCCCGCACCGGAGGTGGCTAG
- a CDS encoding acyl carrier protein yields the protein MAGQPELERADLLAMLAELAGKPAAEVGDRIGSMELAWLVHLVEQRLDRRLDLTDDQLAGIRTVDDALAVFRTTLTAAADG from the coding sequence ATGGCCGGTCAGCCCGAGCTGGAACGGGCCGACCTGCTGGCCATGCTCGCCGAACTGGCCGGGAAACCGGCCGCCGAGGTCGGCGACCGGATCGGCTCCATGGAGCTGGCCTGGCTGGTGCACCTCGTCGAGCAGCGCCTCGACCGGCGCCTCGACCTCACCGACGACCAGCTCGCCGGGATCCGCACCGTCGACGACGCTCTGGCGGTCTTCCGGACCACCCTGACCGCCGCCGCCGATGGCTGA
- a CDS encoding beta-ketoacyl synthase chain length factor → MSPTAGHPAGRLTVLAEAAWPEPGDGAPPPVPGYVHSSFPPLVAAVAERCLTRAYGRRPAPDGERIAVVLVSAAGDRASAAHVRATVAGGGRPGPLFFFQSVPNSVAGHVAARWGLGGPVLCLAPTGDPRAEGTAEAELLLHDGDADRALLVLIEQAPDDGLPGGAPGTGAVAVLLGGGDAP, encoded by the coding sequence ATGAGTCCGACCGCCGGGCATCCCGCCGGCCGCCTCACCGTGCTGGCCGAGGCGGCCTGGCCTGAGCCGGGCGACGGGGCGCCGCCGCCGGTGCCCGGGTACGTGCACTCCAGCTTCCCGCCCCTCGTCGCGGCCGTCGCCGAGCGCTGCCTGACCCGGGCGTACGGCCGGCGGCCGGCCCCCGACGGCGAGCGGATCGCGGTCGTGCTGGTCAGTGCGGCCGGGGACCGGGCCAGCGCGGCGCACGTGCGTGCCACGGTCGCCGGCGGCGGCCGACCCGGGCCGCTGTTCTTCTTCCAGTCGGTGCCCAACAGCGTGGCCGGGCACGTGGCCGCCCGCTGGGGCCTCGGCGGGCCGGTGCTCTGCCTCGCGCCGACCGGCGACCCGCGCGCCGAGGGCACCGCGGAGGCCGAGCTGCTGCTGCACGACGGCGACGCCGACCGGGCGCTGCTGGTTCTGATCGAACAGGCACCCGACGACGGCCTCCCGGGTGGGGCACCCGGGACCGGCGCCGTCGCGGTGCTGCTGGGGGGAGGAGACGCACCATGA
- a CDS encoding beta-ketoacyl synthase, which produces MAERVAVQLTGAHATSAFGRGTEALLAGVLAGAPAFRPVDRFDTTPRRVDAAAVLSDAGDLTDELAEAVDAACRDAGLDAGRRAGTALLLAVHGGAHVPALTTGLAARTGLTGPTRAYTTACVSASSAVADAAALIRRGDVTRAVVAAGYLVEPDQYALFDAGRALATDGAVRPFSAGRTGLLLGDGVAAVVLESRVVARGAVADLLGWGRSGDAFHPCQPEPGGRGLARAVTAALCRAGLPAEAIGYVNANATGTGHSDASEAAALRTALGAAAARVPVSSTKALHGHALEASGLLELVVTVLALRHGKLPVNAGWLGPDPACPLDVVRDAPRPAATGYALSLNAAFGGANTALLVGAA; this is translated from the coding sequence ATGGCTGAGCGGGTGGCCGTTCAGCTCACCGGCGCCCACGCGACCAGCGCGTTCGGCAGGGGAACCGAAGCGCTGCTCGCCGGCGTGCTCGCCGGGGCCCCGGCGTTCCGGCCGGTGGACCGCTTCGACACGACGCCCCGCCGGGTCGACGCCGCCGCCGTCCTGTCCGACGCCGGCGACCTGACCGACGAACTCGCCGAGGCGGTCGACGCGGCCTGCCGGGACGCCGGGCTCGACGCCGGCCGCCGGGCCGGCACGGCCCTGCTGCTGGCGGTGCACGGCGGCGCGCACGTGCCGGCGCTCACCACCGGGCTGGCCGCCCGGACCGGGCTCACCGGCCCGACCCGGGCGTACACCACCGCCTGCGTCTCGGCCAGCAGCGCGGTCGCCGACGCCGCCGCCCTGATCCGCCGGGGCGACGTCACCCGGGCGGTGGTGGCCGCCGGCTACCTGGTCGAGCCGGACCAGTACGCGCTCTTCGACGCCGGTCGCGCCCTCGCCACCGACGGCGCGGTGCGCCCGTTCAGCGCCGGCCGCACCGGTCTGCTGCTCGGCGACGGCGTCGCCGCGGTGGTGCTGGAGTCGCGGGTGGTCGCTCGGGGCGCGGTCGCCGACCTGCTCGGCTGGGGCCGGTCCGGCGACGCGTTCCACCCCTGCCAGCCGGAGCCTGGCGGGCGGGGGCTGGCCCGGGCGGTCACCGCGGCGCTGTGCCGGGCCGGGCTGCCAGCGGAGGCGATCGGGTACGTCAACGCCAACGCCACCGGCACCGGCCACAGCGACGCCTCCGAGGCGGCGGCGCTGCGCACCGCGCTCGGCGCGGCGGCGGCACGCGTCCCGGTCAGCTCCACCAAGGCGCTGCACGGGCACGCTCTGGAGGCCTCCGGCCTGCTGGAACTGGTGGTGACCGTGCTCGCCCTGCGGCACGGGAAACTGCCCGTCAACGCCGGCTGGCTCGGCCCCGACCCGGCCTGCCCGCTGGACGTCGTCCGCGACGCACCCCGGCCCGCCGCCACCGGGTACGCGCTGAGCCTCAACGCCGCCTTCGGTGGCGCCAACACGGCGCTGCTGGTCGGTGCGGCATGA
- a CDS encoding DUF3050 domain-containing protein codes for MSRYDWGRTHPGIERLEKAVSERREAVVRHPLYAALDTHEALVTFMEHHVFAVWDFMSLLTSLQRQLTCVTVPWIPTGPTGSRRLINDIVMVEESDELGDGYLSHFELYVRGMREAGADTTAVEKLIDLLRAGRPVAESLVDAGVPAPSAAFAGTTWRIIESTPVHCQAAAFAFGREDLIPDMFTQVVAVNERSRRLHTFVDYLERHIEVDGEQHTPMAMQMLADLCGDDDARWQECADTVNTALAARARLWDDILAAVEEGRAR; via the coding sequence ATGTCACGGTACGACTGGGGTAGGACGCACCCGGGGATCGAACGGCTGGAGAAGGCGGTGAGCGAGCGCCGCGAGGCGGTCGTGCGGCACCCCCTCTACGCCGCCCTCGACACCCACGAGGCGCTGGTCACCTTCATGGAGCACCACGTCTTCGCCGTCTGGGACTTCATGTCCCTGCTGACGTCGTTGCAGCGGCAGCTCACCTGCGTCACCGTGCCGTGGATCCCGACCGGGCCCACGGGCAGCCGCCGGCTGATCAACGACATCGTGATGGTGGAGGAGAGCGACGAGCTGGGCGACGGCTACCTAAGCCACTTCGAGCTGTACGTGCGGGGCATGCGCGAGGCCGGCGCCGACACCACGGCCGTGGAGAAGTTGATCGACCTGCTGCGGGCCGGCCGGCCGGTGGCCGAGTCGCTGGTCGACGCCGGGGTGCCCGCGCCGTCGGCCGCCTTCGCCGGCACCACCTGGCGGATCATCGAGAGCACCCCGGTGCACTGCCAGGCCGCCGCCTTCGCCTTCGGCCGGGAAGACCTGATCCCCGACATGTTCACCCAGGTCGTGGCCGTCAACGAGCGCAGCCGGCGGCTGCACACGTTCGTCGACTACCTGGAACGGCACATCGAGGTCGACGGCGAGCAGCACACCCCGATGGCGATGCAGATGCTCGCCGACCTGTGCGGCGACGACGACGCCAGGTGGCAGGAGTGCGCGGACACCGTCAACACCGCGCTCGCCGCCCGCGCCCGGCTCTGGGACGACATCCTCGCCGCCGTCGAGGAGGGGCGCGCGCGGTGA
- a CDS encoding class I adenylate-forming enzyme family protein encodes MRNRGLRGVLAADERIGAGNVLARVLAHGADPDGPGLTFDTAVDGHPAGRALTLGRLDERVAARAAWLHERGIKPRDPVAVWATAAADMVLSFLALTRLGAIPALVNGGLRPEIAAEYVRRLRGVGVLADDAHRALLAGHDLGVPVLGTPAEAGTGDPAAAPEHYRHHADDPVVITHTSGTTGVPKAVLHSHASLFAATRHLLAMPQAQGTRRILNALPAPHTATVLMVNQALGNSAEMLLLSEQGGERVLEAIQRWRPDGVFGFSVTWAELARFDLSAYDLDSVSLWFNTGDCSHEPHVRRLVAVGSRDVVTREGVTRVPGSVFIDGLGSSEMGHSMFHITHRVDTDRYGRCVGRPYRFARVAVLDADGDPVPAGEVGWLGVDSPSLFRGYWNDSVTTYRSRRRGWYLTGDLVYADDEGRYHHLDRAVDAVDAGNGRWFYTALSEERVLAACPDVTDCTVVITSGAGGVVTDVLLELAAGVDPAEDRTGRVRAALGPDVGATLRRVVPVRSADIPVTVTGKVRKVALRERYLTETPS; translated from the coding sequence ATGAGGAACAGGGGACTGCGTGGGGTGCTGGCCGCCGACGAGCGGATCGGCGCGGGCAACGTGCTGGCCCGGGTGCTGGCCCACGGCGCCGACCCGGACGGGCCGGGCCTCACCTTCGACACCGCCGTGGACGGCCACCCGGCCGGGCGGGCGCTCACGCTGGGCCGGCTCGACGAGCGGGTCGCCGCCCGCGCCGCCTGGCTGCACGAGCGGGGAATCAAGCCCCGCGACCCGGTCGCCGTGTGGGCCACCGCCGCCGCCGACATGGTGCTCAGCTTCCTCGCGCTGACCCGGCTCGGCGCGATCCCGGCGCTGGTGAACGGCGGGCTGCGTCCCGAGATCGCCGCCGAGTACGTCCGCCGGCTGCGCGGCGTCGGCGTGCTCGCCGACGACGCGCACCGCGCCCTGCTGGCGGGCCACGACCTCGGCGTGCCGGTGCTCGGCACGCCCGCCGAGGCCGGCACCGGCGACCCGGCCGCCGCGCCGGAGCACTACCGGCACCACGCCGACGACCCGGTGGTCATCACCCACACCTCCGGCACCACGGGGGTGCCCAAGGCGGTGCTGCACTCGCACGCCAGCCTGTTCGCCGCCACCCGGCACCTGCTCGCCATGCCGCAGGCGCAGGGCACCCGCCGCATCCTCAACGCCCTGCCCGCCCCGCACACCGCCACCGTGCTCATGGTCAACCAGGCCCTCGGCAACTCCGCCGAGATGCTCCTGCTCTCCGAGCAGGGTGGGGAGCGGGTGCTGGAGGCGATCCAGCGCTGGCGTCCCGACGGGGTCTTCGGGTTCTCCGTGACGTGGGCGGAGCTGGCCCGCTTCGACCTGTCCGCGTACGACCTGGACTCGGTGTCGCTGTGGTTCAACACCGGCGACTGCTCGCACGAGCCGCACGTGCGCCGGCTGGTCGCGGTCGGCTCCCGCGACGTGGTGACCCGCGAGGGCGTCACCCGGGTGCCCGGCTCGGTCTTCATCGACGGGCTGGGTTCCAGCGAGATGGGGCACTCGATGTTCCACATCACCCACCGCGTCGACACCGACCGGTACGGCCGCTGCGTCGGCCGGCCCTACCGGTTCGCCAGGGTCGCCGTGCTCGACGCCGACGGCGATCCGGTGCCGGCCGGCGAGGTGGGCTGGCTCGGCGTCGACTCGCCGTCGCTGTTCCGCGGCTACTGGAACGACTCCGTCACCACGTACCGGTCCCGGCGACGCGGCTGGTACCTGACCGGCGACCTGGTGTACGCCGACGACGAGGGCCGCTACCACCACCTGGACCGGGCCGTCGACGCGGTCGACGCCGGAAACGGGCGGTGGTTCTACACCGCGCTGTCCGAGGAGCGCGTCCTCGCCGCCTGCCCGGACGTCACCGACTGCACGGTCGTGATCACCTCGGGGGCCGGCGGGGTGGTCACCGACGTGCTGCTGGAACTCGCCGCCGGCGTCGACCCCGCCGAGGACCGCACCGGTCGGGTCCGGGCCGCGCTCGGCCCGGACGTCGGCGCGACCCTGCGCCGGGTCGTGCCGGTCCGCTCCGCCGACATCCCGGTCACCGTCACGGGCAAGGTGCGCAAGGTGGCCCTGCGGGAGCGCTACCTCACCGAGACGCCGTCATGA
- a CDS encoding phytanoyl-CoA dioxygenase family protein has translation MTATEFEPTLTAEEEALLPSEEDVAFYAAHGWYLSKKLLTDDEVDALTAAADRYYAGERYRRLPVRPPRLAYWDPSKGPVQRHNDYVHHEHDVLGAILRKPLIGAVAARLARATEIRVFQSTLIHKPPVSGEPSNIVPWHFDKHYWASSSSEDMLTAFIPFHDCGEEMGTITMVDGSHRWAETGADDTVVRHFAERDRDQLEEMLAENAAHNGAQIRKVPMVIPKGHMSFHHCRTYHGSGANVSGRPRRAISLHLQDGDNAWRAYPLSDGSLAAYNHDVLVRRTDDGRPDYADPEYCPVIWRHRAPQGG, from the coding sequence GTGACCGCGACCGAGTTCGAGCCGACGCTGACCGCCGAGGAGGAGGCGCTGCTGCCCTCCGAGGAGGACGTGGCGTTCTACGCCGCGCACGGCTGGTACCTGTCGAAGAAGCTGCTCACCGACGACGAGGTGGACGCCCTCACGGCCGCCGCCGACCGCTACTACGCCGGCGAGCGGTACCGCCGCCTGCCGGTGCGCCCGCCGAGGCTCGCCTACTGGGACCCGTCGAAGGGCCCGGTGCAGCGGCACAACGACTACGTCCACCACGAGCACGACGTGCTCGGGGCGATCCTGCGCAAGCCGCTGATCGGCGCGGTCGCCGCCCGCCTCGCCCGGGCCACCGAGATCCGCGTCTTCCAGTCCACGCTGATCCACAAGCCACCGGTGTCGGGCGAGCCGTCGAACATCGTGCCCTGGCACTTCGACAAGCACTACTGGGCGTCCTCGTCGTCGGAGGACATGCTCACCGCGTTCATCCCGTTCCACGACTGCGGCGAGGAGATGGGCACCATCACGATGGTCGACGGCTCGCACCGCTGGGCGGAGACCGGGGCCGACGACACGGTGGTGCGCCACTTCGCCGAGCGCGACCGCGACCAGCTGGAGGAGATGCTCGCCGAGAACGCGGCCCACAACGGCGCGCAGATCCGCAAGGTGCCGATGGTGATCCCCAAGGGACACATGAGCTTCCACCACTGCCGCACCTACCACGGCAGCGGCGCCAACGTCAGCGGCCGCCCGCGCCGGGCGATCTCGCTGCACCTGCAGGACGGCGACAACGCCTGGCGGGCGTATCCGCTCTCCGACGGCAGCCTCGCCGCGTACAACCACGACGTGCTGGTCCGCCGCACCGACGACGGGCGGCCGGACTACGCGGACCCCGAGTACTGCCCGGTCATCTGGCGCCACCGCGCCCCGCAGGGAGGCTGA
- a CDS encoding acyl carrier protein, whose translation MRPEIRAFVVEQLEDMNYDVEGLDDDTTLGPSGVDLESLALADLAVRVEDRYGLKFADDESEKLALMTVGEFTTMVADRVAGATSDNA comes from the coding sequence ATGCGACCCGAGATCCGCGCCTTCGTCGTCGAGCAGCTCGAGGACATGAACTACGACGTCGAGGGCCTCGACGACGACACGACCCTCGGCCCGTCCGGGGTGGACCTGGAATCGCTGGCCCTCGCCGACCTCGCCGTGCGCGTGGAGGACCGCTACGGCCTGAAGTTCGCCGACGACGAGTCCGAGAAGCTGGCCCTGATGACGGTCGGCGAGTTCACCACGATGGTCGCCGACCGGGTCGCCGGGGCGACGAGCGACAACGCCTGA